cagcgatgcgtCGCCCTGGCCTTGCTGCGTCGTGGGCGCCGGGGCCCATCACCACGCTGAGGTGTCCCCCGTCAGCAGACTTCTAATGTGATCTATCAAAAACAATGAGGGGTGTACGGGAGACCCGGCCAGCCGTGCGGCAAACACGCGAGTGACTGGTCTTCTACAGGCAATGATCGCGGATGACCTGATACAATACGCTCTTGGTGCTACGCAGCCGTTCCGCCGCTTCCTCCCActccgtcgccaccacgctcagcggcagcgtgcggCGACGACCCGACGGTGTCGTGTAGGTCACCACGCGCCACTCCGAGCTCAGGATGATCTCGGCGCCGTCCTCGAAGCACACCTGCACCGTCTTGTTTGACAGCCGGAACACGAGCGCACTGTCCACGCGCAGCCAGCGCTTGACGTACACAAAGTCGCTGGACGTGTGTGGGTCGGTGCAGCGTGGCGGTGCCACCGGCAGGAAGGGTGagcacgccaccaccgctaccCTGTCCGGCGAGCTCTGCACGCGGCTGAGGTAGGTCTTGAAGTACTTGGTTAGTGtcaccttcttctccagctccgGCGGGTAGCTGTGCATGCTGAATACCTGCAGCTCGTCCTTCGCGAAGAGTCcggtgccgccgtcgcgTGCCGGCATCTCGATCTTGACGCGCGCATAATATTCCACGCGGTCCGTGATGGGCTCCCAGACGATCTTGGTGGAGTCGTTGAAGTGCGCGCCGGTCTGGCCGGTGCTGAGGCGGTACGCCATGCCGTACTTGGACGAGAAATCGGCACATTGGGTGACCcacaccggcggcggcggcgcctcgctgtcggcagcatcggcggcggtggcgtcgccgcacaAGGTCTGGTGCAGGTGGTcgtgcagcgccgtcagctgctgcttctcctcctcgtctgcgTTGGCGTCGTcgcggcgttgctgctgcggcgacgcggGGCAGCGGCCCGAGAgcggcaccactgctgtCGCAGGTGCACTGCGTGGAATCtcgccgcgcgcgtgcgcgtcgATGCCAGGGAGCGTCGGGGTCGGCgtcacctgctgctgcttgagGTTTGCGAGGTGGCGTGGCGACGTCGGCGCGCcgtgtggcggtggcacgTTGGCGTTGAtgggccgcagcacctcacGCTGTGCGGGAGCACCCAACAGGTCCTTGCCATATGGCGCTGGCAGCGGGTGATGCATGTCCACTACCGGCCCGCGGCGCGCGCAGCGCGTGGTGGTGACTGCTGCGGTCGTCGTCATCGGTGcggacgcggtggcgccgggAACCGGCAGGCCAAAGGACGCAAGCGACGCCGGCGgtgtcagcggcggcggtggcgacgacgagaaGAAGGAGTGCTGGCGGATGTCCATCAGGGTGGGGCGGTGGGCCGGGCTGCTCTGCAGGATCTGGGTGATGAGATCACGCGCGTTGTCCGGCACGCTGGCGGGGAAGTCGTAGCGGCACTGGCGGATGCGCTTGTATGTCGACTCCACATCCTCCATCTGGAACGGCGGCTGACCCACCAGCAGCGTGTACAGAATGACGCCGAGCGACCACGTGTCCACTTCGTAGCTGTGGCCGTGGCTCTTGTGGTCGATGATCTCAGGGGCGATGTAGTTTGGCGTGCCGCAGATAGTGCGCTTGCGCTCGCCGTCGTATTGCAGCTCTGCGGCGAGGCCGAAGTCGCCAATTTTGATGTTGAGCTCTCTGTCCAGCATGATGTTGCCGGGCTTCAGGTCGCGGTGGATGACGCACTCGCTGTGCATGTACTGCAGTGCTGACAGGCACTGCAGCATCACGTACTGCGTCTCCGCCACGGTGAAGCGACGCACCTTGAGCAGGTCCATCAGCGTGCCGTGGTCGCACTTCTCCAACAGCATATACACGTAGTAGCGGTCGCGGAAGGTGCGTAGAAACTCGACGACGTGCTTGTGCTTCATGCGGCGGTGGATGCTGATTTCACTGTGCAGCTTCTGCAGTGTCTTAGGCTtctccagcgacgcgcggTTGACGGCCTTGAGCGCGTAGGTGCCGGTCTCGTCTGACACCTCGTAGCACTTGGCGaagccgccgcggccgagCACACGGCCGCACTGGAAGCGGTGCAGCCGGCCGCTGGAATCCATCTCGTagatgctgctgccgggCTGGAATGTTGGCTTTGGCAGCTCCGACGTGGACGTGGGTGCATCGGGGGCGAGGTTGGGGCCGGGGCGGGCACCGAcacgctgcaggcgctccatggcggcggcggcgcgcgggTGCTGgtgaagaggcagagaatGCAGGGGGTAAGTGGAGGAGCCTAGAGGCCGGAggcggtgtgcgtgtctgcgtgcgtcGATCTATAAGTGGTAGCTGGGGTGTACAAGTCCGCTTCTCTGCAGGGGTAGGTGAGTGGCAGTGGGGTTGCGTACTGGCGTGCGGGAATTTAGTCGGAGCACAAGCTGAAGATGGTCTTTGCTGGGAAatagggaaagaggggagggggctggaggagaaaagccacagagagagagagcgaagtTTAGCGATGTACGTATCTGCCTCGCGCACAGAGAATagaaggggtggggaggggatacgtagaggtggtggtgagagagTGGATGAGGCCAGGCAGTGAGGTGGAGATGGAGGTAAAGGAGAGCAAGGAGAAAACAGCTCCACCCGAAATAGGCGAAGTTGGGATGTGGAGTTTCtagggagagaagagagggaacatgtaggggaggggggaggtgccaAAGGGTTTGGACTGGGGAAGAGGAACgaagggtggtggtggtgactgGGACAGGGAACCTGATGTAataggcacacacacacatatatatatatgtatatatatggGTCTGCTTGTCTCTTCCCCCTTGTATGTTTCTGAGTCTAGGTTGTCTGTGGCTTGTGAGtttggaggaggggaggggttgTGCGCGATCTATAATGCGAGAAAAACAGCAGTGATAGAGAAGCTATAGATGGAGTAAGAGGGGTTAcagggagaaaacaaaggagaggcCAACGAACACTACATGAGACTTTGCGTCGGTGCACATGCCCGCGTGTTGGTGTACGTGTAGGTGTGTTCACGTGAACGGCGCaaagggaggcggagagggggattgggggtggggtgggggagagagcaggaaaaaaaaggaagaggacACGATGCGAGAGcggagaaacacacacagaaagaggcacgtgtgtgtgtgtgtgtgtgtggatgcggAGGATGCAGAAACGTTGAGGGGCCGGCGCAACGacacccttccccctcctggAAGGCTCAAGAGAAGAACACATGACATCCTCGCTgatttctcttttttttgttttttccaCTTTCCCATGAGCAGGGCATTAACCTACAAGGTGTTTCGGGGTGCacctgtgcgtgtatgtgcgaTACAGGCGCAGGGCgacgggggtgggggagggagtaggGGAAGGGGCGCAGAGGATGCATTCCTGCTGCAATTtgaccacacacacacacacacacacacacacacacacacacacacactgcacccctcccctttctacCTCCACCACCAAACCATCCCTCCGACTTGCTTTTTTCCACCTatacacacagacgcaccgTTGCGTAAGGGATCCCTAAACACGAATTCCTTCGCACACCTACTCATGGAAGCAGGAGTGCCACGCAAGGGGGTGGGACAATCGGCTTGCGGGCATCTGCTaccgccctcctccacaccctTTTTTCGCATCGCAGGCCGTTTCCTCGTTCGATTTTCTACAGGAGAAGTGCATGTACACCTGTAACATAGTTGACAACACCTCCACTCCaccagcgtgtgtgtgtgtgtgtgtgaggaggcagagatggaggaagggagagaaaaccGCAGTGAGGCCACATGAGCGCGTCGGTGCGTTCGCTTCGACCGATCCGACTTCTGggctctgtgcgtgcggccACGCCGCTCACACCGAGGCCATACCGGCAGGGATAAAGCGCGTCGTTTATACTGGAGCATCGATACGCGCATGTGCCGCGTTTGTGCACCGACAAGAGTGCGGGGCCACCCGTCCGCCGCGCTTACCGCCTCATCGGGTGGGGAGATGAAGGAGGTCGGGTGGACGAGACTCGCTCTGAAGCCACGGCCAGTGGAGGCAGCGAGCGTGTAGGGACCACAAGGTCCCTGGAGCCCATTCGCAGCGACAACGGAAACTAGAAGCAGCACTGGCAGGTAGAAGAAAGGTCGCGCTTTCGCTGGACAGGGAAAACCAGATCGTCCGCTGGTCTTgtcgcaccgctgcgccacgaGACCAGCGTGCAAGCATAAGCGGGTAGAACAAGGGAAAGGAAGCACATTCTTTCCACAGGCGCTGGTGCACTCGCTTGCTGGCTTAGGGAGGCGAGTAAAGCGgtgaggaggaaagggggggggggggagagcgggagTCACTCCTCGGCGTTCTGCTGCCCAAGAGGCACTCCTTCCTACCGTATGCGTGGCCGCTtttgtgtgcgtttgtgtgtgggagggtAGCAAGCGCAGGTCTTcggggggagcgggggggggggcaggccGCGCAACGGGAGGGAGACGAGTCTTACCACACCCATGCGAGGAAGTGTAGTGCAACAGTCGCCTCCAACTTATTTGGCTCCCCATGTCCACGCCCTACTCATCATCTTCGCTTCATGCACGGGtacgacgccgacgccgttGCCGGTAAGGAAGCCGACATGCGAAGCACGGTTCGCAGAGGTCGACAGGACAGTCTGTCCCACCGCCACGGCGGAGTTCACAACGGCGCGTCCGCTCTGCTGCGACGACTCAATCGCGCGCAGCGACCACGTCAGTAGGTAGTCCCCGCAGCTGGCAGTGACGCACAGCTCTTTGGTGCCAGGAAAACGGTCGAACTTCGCACTTTGGAAGCGCACCATGCTAGCTCCACCCATGCGCAGTGTTTGCTCCGGTGAAGGCTGAAGGATGATCGGCTGCGGCTTTTGCACTCCCATACGAGTTTGAAACCCTGTCGACTCTTTGCCGTTGCTGTCCACGTACTTGGTCTCGATGAACAGCAGAAACGAGGTGGAGGTCGCGACGATGTACTGGCCATCGGCTGTGACGTCAATGTCAACGATTGGCATCTTGGTGTCCAAAAGCGTCTTGGCAGCTTTCGGGAAGTACCCGCCGTCTGGCTTGCGTGCACCAGGCGGGCCGGTATAGAGCCGGATGTTTCCACACCCATCGCCGATGACGAGGTAGCCGTTCTGCGAGGTGGCGTGGCAGGTGAAGTCCTTCCGGAGTGACAACAAGGCGTAGTCTGTCGGCTGCTTCCCGTCCTCCATGATAACACAGTTGCGGGGGTCCATGCGGACGTCGATGTTGAAGGCAACGTTGCGGCCAAGACACGTGTAGACAGAGCCGGAGCTCGCCGCTGTGTGGTTTGCGTAGGCTACACTCTGCAGGGGCAGATCCGCTGGCTTGTACTCCTGCACCACGGTGCCGCGCGTGAgatccagctgctgcaccgccgccttgcGACCGCCGAAGAGCAGCATAGTGGCGTCGCCGTTCTCCAGAAGAGTGCCGGTGGAGGTGTCGTCGACGCCGCGCACGACGAGTTTCTCCATGGCGGCCCGGTCAAAGCCTCGCTCcgtctgcggcagcgcctgcaTCTCCAGACTGGCCTCCTCGTTGCCCTTCTTGACAACGAGGATGCGGTTAAACTGTAGCGACTCCGCGGCGCAAATATTGCCAGAGCCTGTGCTCGCCTTCGTCAACTGGGCAGCGTCGAACTCGAACACGGCTTCGGTGGCGTCTTCGTTGCGGACCTCgcgggtggtggcgccgccgaggTATTGGTACCACTCATCCTGCGGGTCAACCTCGTCGTAGCCGGTGAGGAGGCTGTAGGTGCAGCGGTTGTACAGCTCCACAAACTCCTGCATGCGCATCTGCGCTGTCACCTGCCCGGCACGCGAAGCCGGTGCGGCGAAGCGGAATGCTACGGTCTCTAGCTGTTCATCAATGATCGCTGGCCAGTGGACGGACGCAGCTGGGGCGGAGTAGGAGAGCTGAAGGTCCACGCCGATGGGCTGCTCAAA
This genomic interval from Leishmania braziliensis MHOM/BR/75/M2904 complete genome, chromosome 17 contains the following:
- a CDS encoding putative protein kinase, whose product is MERLQRVGARPGPNLAPDAPTSTSELPKPTFQPGSSIYEMDSSGRLHRFQCGRVLGRGGFAKCYEVSDETGTYALKAVNRASLEKPKTLQKLHSEISIHRRMKHKHVVEFLRTFRDRYYVYMLLEKCDHGTLMDLLKVRRFTVAETQYVMLQCLSALQYMHSECVIHRDLKPGNIMLDRELNIKIGDFGLAAELQYDGERKRTICGTPNYIAPEIIDHKSHGHSYEVDTWSLGVILYTLLVGQPPFQMEDVESTYKRIRQCRYDFPASVPDNARDLITQILQSSPAHRPTLMDIRQHSFFSSSPPPPLTPPASLASFGLPVPGATASAPMTTTAAVTTTRCARRGPVVDMHHPLPAPYGKDLLGAPAQREVLRPINANVPPPHGAPTSPRHLANLKQQQVTPTPTLPGIDAHARGEIPRSAPATAVVPLSGRCPASPQQQRRDDANADEEEKQQLTALHDHLHQTLCGDATAADAADSEAPPPPVWVTQCADFSSKYGMAYRLSTGQTGAHFNDSTKIVWEPITDRVEYYARVKIEMPARDGGTGLFAKDELQVFSMHSYPPELEKKVTLTKYFKTYLSRVQSSPDRVAVVACSPFLPVAPPRCTDPHTSSDFVYVKRWLRVDSALVFRLSNKTVQVCFEDGAEIILSSEWRVVTYTTPSGRRRTLPLSVVATEWEEAAERLRSTKSVLYQVIRDHCL